A stretch of the Taeniopygia guttata chromosome 3, bTaeGut7.mat, whole genome shotgun sequence genome encodes the following:
- the LOC140683790 gene encoding carbohydrate sulfotransferase 9-like, whose amino-acid sequence MRFLPRLGLSAALAAATFLSWRLLLQSPARSRSGDLAPKAEEGFTLTLDTFLHVQQLRKRRLRAFCSQAGKVSKLPSNQEKRASLLPSLRVNTKLDLLYCQVPSAGLEEWHQLLEKLEEENVTLPVLLPYHRLHTKETRLSEFNQTEIKAMLGSYTKVLFVRDPFHRLIATFLQGMGISPSFSSFIQEVLDSGMHNSSVAWKPLVSLCRPCLIQYDYVVMFGFLRQELGHLLRRAGLPAGSLLPELTDSQVQWTYRWLSEQMFSELSAQQKKQLSHFYRWDLAAFPFSSSFLSDHPSTVETWQK is encoded by the exons ATGCGCTTCCTTCCCCGCCTCGGCCTCTCGGCCGCCCTGGCCGCTGCCACCTTCCTCAGCTGgcggctgctgctccagagcccgGCCCGCAGCCGCTCAG GTGACCTGGCCCCCAAGGCAGAGGAGGGCTTCACTTTGACACTGGACACCTTTCTTCAcgtccagcagctcaggaagaggagactgagagcTTTCTGCAGCCAAGCAGGAAAAGTCAGCAAACTGCCAAGCAACCAGGAAAAGagagcctccctgctcccaagCCTGAGGGTGAACACCAAGCTGGACCTCCTCTACTGCCAAGTGCcatcagcagggctggaggaatGGCATCAGCTTTTGGAGAAGCTAGAGGAGGAAAATGTGAcgctgccagtgctgctcccctaCCACCGGCTGCACACTAAGGAGACACGGCTGAGCGAGTTCAACCAGACGGAGATAAAGGCCATGCTGGGGTCTTACACCAAGGTGCTGTTTGTCAGGGACCCTTTCCACAGGCTGATTGCCACGTTCCTGCAAGGCATGGGCATCAGCCCGTCCTTCAGCAGCTTTATCCAGGAAGTGCTAGACAGCGGAATGCACAACAGCAGCGTGGCTTGGAAACCACTGGTCAGCCTGTGCCGGCCCTGCCTCATCCAGTATGACTACGTGGTGATGTTTGGCTTcctcaggcaggagctgggccaCCTGCTGCgccgggctgggctgcctgcggGCAGCCTCCTCCCCGAGCTCACCGACAGCCAGGTGCAGTGGACCTACAGGTGGCTGTCAGAGCAGATGTTCAGTGAGCTGTCTGCCCAACAGAAGAAGCAGCTATCTCATTTCTACCGCTGGGACCttgctgctttcccattttctAGCAGTTTCCTGTCAGACCATCCCAGCACCGTGGAGACCTGGCAGAAATAG